The following are encoded together in the Mustela nigripes isolate SB6536 chromosome 11, MUSNIG.SB6536, whole genome shotgun sequence genome:
- the PALB2 gene encoding partner and localizer of BRCA2 isoform X4: MEEPPGKPLSCEEKEKLKEKLAFLKREYSKTLARLQRAQKAEKVKNSVKKTVEEHDCLLQQEISPQPNHSEHKNKISPYDTLQINTHLDEETGEKTPITLDVEPESFNPGHGPVEELHIQRTGDIQEHFPYQVSGSGAEKRQSKLPGRRKKQQKRTYTAQARESFFDADSFLLSEKRLKKQEEINRENPRTPVNERTCPLGSTSDIPSSREPMTETNIRGILSPPTAKPQRGVSALIGGNNFSRVPTVASFTLSNSSSGQHLEHKPPKGDCELTTHNIKNINPASPVKVEAQGRSMTVSTDNSEVNKAVSGSGQLPRSPELEANNSYSVKELTYDNLPANENQNLKGQNHTEESLPSPHNTLEGRNESLQEKEVLSQSTSLSPEVISPASAEGQTHSCTMVEGLLFPAEYYVRTTRRMSNCQRKVALQAVIQSHLGVRKKGFKNKSTEETKNLNLCSEETDQSELRTSGIRTRQLSSRRPEKCLLLTEVNSPTGPTEANLPRKAVTQPSGRRHGGKRKTVSPPVLDHHQRLLPTPGTAGVHRSKEEVTLHEDPDEKAIHHGKDNRCPKEDSLSSRNNAYLALDSAAFTVSFQENELLSLKELSSFLKTTDFQLPDEVFGPLKLEKLKSCSEKPEKVEPFVSNMYGQKHLKEGNCSVLEELSPKQINIEMEDLEEEIIVLPGKAQAKTSDLTSRSQKKGLSSSVLLFTPLNTGAPEDNNRPTAEMCSPTFPILGTTPAFGSQAHCEKVCSEVGPTCSKPQLPHLKDSDWKQCDGWASPSKSDGSLVVSGRGQPSCDCDSGPRATPFPTGSVTLKDNQLCGNPHPESRKQTDVADLPACNSLNPGHLQLVSKLKNPSGSCSVDVSATWWEIAGFKEPCIITACEYVVSLWKPLDTWQWEKLYSWQFTEVPVLQIVPVPDVCNLVCVALGNLEIREIRALLCSSDGKREKQVLLSSGNIKAVLGLTERRLVSSSGTLCDQQVEIMTFAEDGGSKEKRFLMSPEETVLTFAEVHGMQEALLGTTIMNNIVIWNLKTGQLLKKMHIGDSYQASVCHKAYSEMGLLFLVLSHPCAKESEPLGSPVFQLIVINPKTSLSVGVMLYCLPQGHAGRFLEGDVKDHFAAAVLTSGTIAIWDLLLGHCTAVLPPVSDQHWSFVKWSATDSHLLAGQKDGNIFVYRY, encoded by the exons ttgAAGGAAAAATTAGCATTCTTGAAAAGGGAATACAGCAAGACACTGGCCCGCCTTCAG CGTGCCCAAAAAGCTGAGAAGGTTAAGAATTCTGTAAAGAAAACAGTGGAAGAACATGATTGCTTGCTCCAGCAGGAAATTTCACCACAGCCGAACCACTCAG aacataaaaataaaatatctccttATGACACGTTACAAATCAACACCCATCTGgatgaagaaactggagaaaagacACCTATCACACTTGACGTTGAACCTGAGTCCTTCAACCCTGGACATGGCCCTGTGGAGGAACTACATATACAAAGAACAGGTGATATCCAGGAACATTTTCCCTACCAGGTCAGTGGCTCTGGTGCTGAGAAAAGGCAGAGTAAGCTgccagggagaagaaaaaagcagcagaagagaaCATATACTGCACAGGCAAGAGAATCTTTCTTTGACGCGGATTCATTCCTACTCTCTGAGAAAAGACTAAAGAAACAGgaggaaatcaatagagaaaatcctAGGACACCTGTAAATGAAAGAACTTGTCCTTTAGGTTCTACGTCTGACATTCCTAGTTCTCGAGAACCAATGACAGAGACTAACATTAGGGGTATATTAAGTCCACCAACTGCCAAACCACAAAGAGGTGTCAGTGCTCTAATAGGAGGAAATAATTTCTCCAGGGTTCCTACGGTTGCTTCATTTACTCTGTCAAATAGCAGTAGTGGTCAGCACCTTGAACATAAGCCTCCTAAAGGTGACTGTGAACTCACTACTCACAATATAAAAAACATTAACCCTGCTTCACCTGTAAAGGTAGAGGCACAAGGCAGAAGCATGACGGTCTCTACAGATAACTCAGAGGTAAACAAAGCTGTAAGTGGAAGTGGCCAGCTGCCCAGAAGTCCTGAGTTAGAGGCAAATAATTCATACTCTGTAAAAGAACTCACTTATGATAACTTACCagcaaatgaaaaccaaaatttaaaaggacAGAATCACACAGAGGAGTCTTTACCATCTCCCCATAACACTCTTGAAGGTAGAAATGAAAGTCTTCAGGAAAAGGAGGTTTTAAGTCAATCTACGAGTCTTAGCCCAGAAGTAATCTCCCCTGCTTCTGCAGAAGGTCAAACACATTCTTGTACAATGGTTGAAGGCCTTCTGTTTCCCGCAGAGTATTATGTTAGAACGACACGACGCATGTCAAACTGCCAGAGGAAAGTAGCGCTGCAGGCTGTCATTCAGAGTCATTTGGGTGTCagaaagaaaggttttaaaaataaaagtacggaggaaacaaaaaatttaaacctTTGCAGTGAAGAAACTGACCAGAGTGAACTTAGGACATCTGGCATACGTACAAGACAACTAAGTTCAAGAAGACCTGAGAAGTGTCTCTTGTTAACGGAGGTCAACTCTCCCACTGGGCCTACTGAAGCTAACCTTCCCAGGAAGGCAGTTACCCAGCCATCTGGTAGAAGACacggaggaaaaagaaagacagtctcCCCACCTGTATTAGATCATCATCAACGACTTTTGCCAACTCCTGGCACAGCAGGTGTTCATAGATCCAAGGAAGAAGTCACCTTACATGAAGATCCGGATGAAAAAGCAATTCATCAtg GGAAGGACAATCGTTGTCCAAAAGAGGACTCCCTTTCTTCCAGAAATAATGCTTATCTAGCTTTGGATTCTGCTGCGTTCACGGTTTCATTTCAGGAGAATGAACTGCTAAGTTTAAAGGAACTGTCATCTTTTCTCAAAACCACAGATTTTCAGTTACCCGATGAAGTCTTTGGACCTCTTAAACTTGAAAAACTGAAGTCCTGTtcagaaaaaccagaaaaagttGAGCCTTTTGTATCAAACATGTATGGACAGAAACACCTTAAGGAGGGAAACTGTAGTGTTTTAGAAGAACTGAGTCCTAAACAAATCAATATTGAAATGGAGGACTTGGAAGAGGAAATTATTGTTCTCCCGGGAAAAGCACAAGCTAAAACGTCAGACCTAACAAGCCGGTCTCAGAAGAAGggcctttcttcatctgtattaCTTTTTACACCTTTAAATACTGGTGCCCCCGAGGATAATAACAGGCCCACAGCAGAGATGTGCTCACCCACTTTCCCCATCTTAGGCACTACTCCAGCTTTTGGCTCCCAAGCACACTGTGAAAAAGTGTGTTCAGAGGTTGGGCCAACTTGCTCTAAACCCCAACTTCCTCACTTAAAAGACAGTGATTGGAAACAATGCGACGGTTGGGCTAGCCCATCAAAATCAGATGGCAGCCTGGTTGTGTCAGGTAGAGGACAGCCTTCCTGTGACTGTGATTCTGGTCCCCGGGCAACCCCTTTTCCCACCGGGTCAGTCACTCTCAAAGACAATCAACTGTGTGGAAATCCACACCCAGAGTCAAGGAAACAG ACTGATGTAGCAGACCTTCCTGCTTGTAATAGCTTAAACCCAGGCCACCTTCAGTTGGTTTCAAAGTTAAAG AATCCTTCCGGTTCCTGCTCGGTAGATGTGAGTGCCACATGGTGGGAAATAGCAGGTTTCAAGGAGCCGTGTATCATAACTGCCTGTGAATACGTGGTTTCTCTTTGGAAACCACTTGATACTTGGCAGTGGGAAAAACTTTATTCCTGGCAATTCACAGAG gttccAGTATTACAGATAGTTCCAGTGCCTGATGTTTGTAATCTCGTGTGTGTGGCTTTGGGAAATTTGGAAATCAGAGAAATCAG GGCATTACTTTGTTCCTCTGATGGTAAACGTGAAAAGCAAGTATTACTGAGTTCTGGAAATATAAAAGCTGTGCTTGGCCTGACAGAGAGGAGGCTAGTCAGTAGCAGTGGGACCCTTTGTGACCAGCAAGTAGAAATCATGACATTTGCAGAAGATGGAGG aagcaaagaaaaaagatttttgatGTCCCCTGAAGAGACTGTACTAACTTTTGCTGAGGTCCACGGGATGCAGGAAGCTCTGCTTGGTACCACAATAATGAACAACATTGTTATTTG GAATTTAAAAACTGGTCAGCTTCTGAAAAAGATGCACATTGGTGATTCCTACCAAGCTTCAGTCTGTCACAAAGCCTATTCTGAAATG gGGCTCCTGTTCCTTGTTCTGAGCCACCCTTGTGCCAAGGAGAGTGAGCCGCTGGGAAGCCCCGTGTTTCAGCTGATCGTGATTAACCCTAAGACAAGCCTGAGTGTGGGTGTGATGCTCTACTGTCTTCCTCAAGGGCATGCTGGAAG GTTCCTGGAGGGAGATGTGAAAGATCATTTTGCAGCCGCAGTATTGACTTCTGGAACAATTGCCATTTGGGACTTACTTCTGGGTCACTGCACTGCTGTCCTCCCACCTGTCTCTGATCAGCATTGGTCTTTTGTGAAATGGTCAGCTACAGATTCCCATTTGCTGGCTggacaaaaagatggaaatataTTTGTGTACCGCTACTAA
- the PALB2 gene encoding partner and localizer of BRCA2 isoform X3 yields the protein MEEPPGKPLSCEEKEKLKEKLAFLKREYSKTLARLQRAQKAEKVKNSVKKTVEEHDCLLQQEISPQPNHSEHKNKISPYDTLQINTHLDEETGEKTPITLDVEPESFNPGHGPVEELHIQRTGDIQEHFPYQVSGSGAEKRQSKLPGRRKKQQKRTYTAQARESFFDADSFLLSEKRLKKQEEINRENPRTPVNERTCPLGSTSDIPSSREPMTETNIRGILSPPTAKPQRGVSALIGGNNFSRVPTVASFTLSNSSSGQHLEHKPPKGDCELTTHNIKNINPASPVKVEAQGRSMTVSTDNSEVNKAVSGSGQLPRSPELEANNSYSVKELTYDNLPANENQNLKGQNHTEESLPSPHNTLEGRNESLQEKEVLSQSTSLSPEVISPASAEGQTHSCTMVEGLLFPAEYYVRTTRRMSNCQRKVALQAVIQSHLGVRKKGFKNKSTEETKNLNLCSEETDQSELRTSGIRTRQLSSRRPEKCLLLTEVNSPTGPTEANLPRKAVTQPSGRRHGGKRKTVSPPVLDHHQRLLPTPGTAGVHRSKEEVTLHEDPDEKAIHHDFQLPDEVFGPLKLEKLKSCSEKPEKVEPFVSNMYGQKHLKEGNCSVLEELSPKQINIEMEDLEEEIIVLPGKAQAKTSDLTSRSQKKGLSSSVLLFTPLNTGAPEDNNRPTAEMCSPTFPILGTTPAFGSQAHCEKVCSEVGPTCSKPQLPHLKDSDWKQCDGWASPSKSDGSLVVSGRGQPSCDCDSGPRATPFPTGSVTLKDNQLCGNPHPESRKQTDVADLPACNSLNPGHLQLVSKLKNPSGSCSVDVSATWWEIAGFKEPCIITACEYVVSLWKPLDTWQWEKLYSWQFTEVPVLQIVPVPDVCNLVCVALGNLEIREIRALLCSSDGKREKQVLLSSGNIKAVLGLTERRLVSSSGTLCDQQVEIMTFAEDGGSKEKRFLMSPEETVLTFAEVHGMQEALLGTTIMNNIVIWNLKTGQLLKKMHIGDSYQASVCHKAYSEMGLLFLVLSHPCAKESEPLGSPVFQLIVINPKTSLSVGVMLYCLPQGHAGRFLEGDVKDHFAAAVLTSGTIAIWDLLLGHCTAVLPPVSDQHWSFVKWSATDSHLLAGQKDGNIFVYRY from the exons ttgAAGGAAAAATTAGCATTCTTGAAAAGGGAATACAGCAAGACACTGGCCCGCCTTCAG CGTGCCCAAAAAGCTGAGAAGGTTAAGAATTCTGTAAAGAAAACAGTGGAAGAACATGATTGCTTGCTCCAGCAGGAAATTTCACCACAGCCGAACCACTCAG aacataaaaataaaatatctccttATGACACGTTACAAATCAACACCCATCTGgatgaagaaactggagaaaagacACCTATCACACTTGACGTTGAACCTGAGTCCTTCAACCCTGGACATGGCCCTGTGGAGGAACTACATATACAAAGAACAGGTGATATCCAGGAACATTTTCCCTACCAGGTCAGTGGCTCTGGTGCTGAGAAAAGGCAGAGTAAGCTgccagggagaagaaaaaagcagcagaagagaaCATATACTGCACAGGCAAGAGAATCTTTCTTTGACGCGGATTCATTCCTACTCTCTGAGAAAAGACTAAAGAAACAGgaggaaatcaatagagaaaatcctAGGACACCTGTAAATGAAAGAACTTGTCCTTTAGGTTCTACGTCTGACATTCCTAGTTCTCGAGAACCAATGACAGAGACTAACATTAGGGGTATATTAAGTCCACCAACTGCCAAACCACAAAGAGGTGTCAGTGCTCTAATAGGAGGAAATAATTTCTCCAGGGTTCCTACGGTTGCTTCATTTACTCTGTCAAATAGCAGTAGTGGTCAGCACCTTGAACATAAGCCTCCTAAAGGTGACTGTGAACTCACTACTCACAATATAAAAAACATTAACCCTGCTTCACCTGTAAAGGTAGAGGCACAAGGCAGAAGCATGACGGTCTCTACAGATAACTCAGAGGTAAACAAAGCTGTAAGTGGAAGTGGCCAGCTGCCCAGAAGTCCTGAGTTAGAGGCAAATAATTCATACTCTGTAAAAGAACTCACTTATGATAACTTACCagcaaatgaaaaccaaaatttaaaaggacAGAATCACACAGAGGAGTCTTTACCATCTCCCCATAACACTCTTGAAGGTAGAAATGAAAGTCTTCAGGAAAAGGAGGTTTTAAGTCAATCTACGAGTCTTAGCCCAGAAGTAATCTCCCCTGCTTCTGCAGAAGGTCAAACACATTCTTGTACAATGGTTGAAGGCCTTCTGTTTCCCGCAGAGTATTATGTTAGAACGACACGACGCATGTCAAACTGCCAGAGGAAAGTAGCGCTGCAGGCTGTCATTCAGAGTCATTTGGGTGTCagaaagaaaggttttaaaaataaaagtacggaggaaacaaaaaatttaaacctTTGCAGTGAAGAAACTGACCAGAGTGAACTTAGGACATCTGGCATACGTACAAGACAACTAAGTTCAAGAAGACCTGAGAAGTGTCTCTTGTTAACGGAGGTCAACTCTCCCACTGGGCCTACTGAAGCTAACCTTCCCAGGAAGGCAGTTACCCAGCCATCTGGTAGAAGACacggaggaaaaagaaagacagtctcCCCACCTGTATTAGATCATCATCAACGACTTTTGCCAACTCCTGGCACAGCAGGTGTTCATAGATCCAAGGAAGAAGTCACCTTACATGAAGATCCGGATGAAAAAGCAATTCATCAtg ATTTTCAGTTACCCGATGAAGTCTTTGGACCTCTTAAACTTGAAAAACTGAAGTCCTGTtcagaaaaaccagaaaaagttGAGCCTTTTGTATCAAACATGTATGGACAGAAACACCTTAAGGAGGGAAACTGTAGTGTTTTAGAAGAACTGAGTCCTAAACAAATCAATATTGAAATGGAGGACTTGGAAGAGGAAATTATTGTTCTCCCGGGAAAAGCACAAGCTAAAACGTCAGACCTAACAAGCCGGTCTCAGAAGAAGggcctttcttcatctgtattaCTTTTTACACCTTTAAATACTGGTGCCCCCGAGGATAATAACAGGCCCACAGCAGAGATGTGCTCACCCACTTTCCCCATCTTAGGCACTACTCCAGCTTTTGGCTCCCAAGCACACTGTGAAAAAGTGTGTTCAGAGGTTGGGCCAACTTGCTCTAAACCCCAACTTCCTCACTTAAAAGACAGTGATTGGAAACAATGCGACGGTTGGGCTAGCCCATCAAAATCAGATGGCAGCCTGGTTGTGTCAGGTAGAGGACAGCCTTCCTGTGACTGTGATTCTGGTCCCCGGGCAACCCCTTTTCCCACCGGGTCAGTCACTCTCAAAGACAATCAACTGTGTGGAAATCCACACCCAGAGTCAAGGAAACAG ACTGATGTAGCAGACCTTCCTGCTTGTAATAGCTTAAACCCAGGCCACCTTCAGTTGGTTTCAAAGTTAAAG AATCCTTCCGGTTCCTGCTCGGTAGATGTGAGTGCCACATGGTGGGAAATAGCAGGTTTCAAGGAGCCGTGTATCATAACTGCCTGTGAATACGTGGTTTCTCTTTGGAAACCACTTGATACTTGGCAGTGGGAAAAACTTTATTCCTGGCAATTCACAGAG gttccAGTATTACAGATAGTTCCAGTGCCTGATGTTTGTAATCTCGTGTGTGTGGCTTTGGGAAATTTGGAAATCAGAGAAATCAG GGCATTACTTTGTTCCTCTGATGGTAAACGTGAAAAGCAAGTATTACTGAGTTCTGGAAATATAAAAGCTGTGCTTGGCCTGACAGAGAGGAGGCTAGTCAGTAGCAGTGGGACCCTTTGTGACCAGCAAGTAGAAATCATGACATTTGCAGAAGATGGAGG aagcaaagaaaaaagatttttgatGTCCCCTGAAGAGACTGTACTAACTTTTGCTGAGGTCCACGGGATGCAGGAAGCTCTGCTTGGTACCACAATAATGAACAACATTGTTATTTG GAATTTAAAAACTGGTCAGCTTCTGAAAAAGATGCACATTGGTGATTCCTACCAAGCTTCAGTCTGTCACAAAGCCTATTCTGAAATG gGGCTCCTGTTCCTTGTTCTGAGCCACCCTTGTGCCAAGGAGAGTGAGCCGCTGGGAAGCCCCGTGTTTCAGCTGATCGTGATTAACCCTAAGACAAGCCTGAGTGTGGGTGTGATGCTCTACTGTCTTCCTCAAGGGCATGCTGGAAG GTTCCTGGAGGGAGATGTGAAAGATCATTTTGCAGCCGCAGTATTGACTTCTGGAACAATTGCCATTTGGGACTTACTTCTGGGTCACTGCACTGCTGTCCTCCCACCTGTCTCTGATCAGCATTGGTCTTTTGTGAAATGGTCAGCTACAGATTCCCATTTGCTGGCTggacaaaaagatggaaatataTTTGTGTACCGCTACTAA
- the PALB2 gene encoding partner and localizer of BRCA2 isoform X1 has product MEEPPGKPLSCEEKEKLKEKLAFLKREYSKTLARLQRAQKAEKVKNSVKKTVEEHDCLLQQEISPQPNHSEHKNKISPYDTLQINTHLDEETGEKTPITLDVEPESFNPGHGPVEELHIQRTGDIQEHFPYQVSGSGAEKRQSKLPGRRKKQQKRTYTAQARESFFDADSFLLSEKRLKKQEEINRENPRTPVNERTCPLGSTSDIPSSREPMTETNIRGILSPPTAKPQRGVSALIGGNNFSRVPTVASFTLSNSSSGQHLEHKPPKGDCELTTHNIKNINPASPVKVEAQGRSMTVSTDNSEVNKAVSGSGQLPRSPELEANNSYSVKELTYDNLPANENQNLKGQNHTEESLPSPHNTLEGRNESLQEKEVLSQSTSLSPEVISPASAEGQTHSCTMVEGLLFPAEYYVRTTRRMSNCQRKVALQAVIQSHLGVRKKGFKNKSTEETKNLNLCSEETDQSELRTSGIRTRQLSSRRPEKCLLLTEVNSPTGPTEANLPRKAVTQPSGRRHGGKRKTVSPPVLDHHQRLLPTPGTAGVHRSKEEVTLHEDPDEKAIHHGKKKIKGKDNRCPKEDSLSSRNNAYLALDSAAFTVSFQENELLSLKELSSFLKTTDFQLPDEVFGPLKLEKLKSCSEKPEKVEPFVSNMYGQKHLKEGNCSVLEELSPKQINIEMEDLEEEIIVLPGKAQAKTSDLTSRSQKKGLSSSVLLFTPLNTGAPEDNNRPTAEMCSPTFPILGTTPAFGSQAHCEKVCSEVGPTCSKPQLPHLKDSDWKQCDGWASPSKSDGSLVVSGRGQPSCDCDSGPRATPFPTGSVTLKDNQLCGNPHPESRKQTDVADLPACNSLNPGHLQLVSKLKNPSGSCSVDVSATWWEIAGFKEPCIITACEYVVSLWKPLDTWQWEKLYSWQFTEVPVLQIVPVPDVCNLVCVALGNLEIREIRALLCSSDGKREKQVLLSSGNIKAVLGLTERRLVSSSGTLCDQQVEIMTFAEDGGSKEKRFLMSPEETVLTFAEVHGMQEALLGTTIMNNIVIWNLKTGQLLKKMHIGDSYQASVCHKAYSEMGLLFLVLSHPCAKESEPLGSPVFQLIVINPKTSLSVGVMLYCLPQGHAGRFLEGDVKDHFAAAVLTSGTIAIWDLLLGHCTAVLPPVSDQHWSFVKWSATDSHLLAGQKDGNIFVYRY; this is encoded by the exons ttgAAGGAAAAATTAGCATTCTTGAAAAGGGAATACAGCAAGACACTGGCCCGCCTTCAG CGTGCCCAAAAAGCTGAGAAGGTTAAGAATTCTGTAAAGAAAACAGTGGAAGAACATGATTGCTTGCTCCAGCAGGAAATTTCACCACAGCCGAACCACTCAG aacataaaaataaaatatctccttATGACACGTTACAAATCAACACCCATCTGgatgaagaaactggagaaaagacACCTATCACACTTGACGTTGAACCTGAGTCCTTCAACCCTGGACATGGCCCTGTGGAGGAACTACATATACAAAGAACAGGTGATATCCAGGAACATTTTCCCTACCAGGTCAGTGGCTCTGGTGCTGAGAAAAGGCAGAGTAAGCTgccagggagaagaaaaaagcagcagaagagaaCATATACTGCACAGGCAAGAGAATCTTTCTTTGACGCGGATTCATTCCTACTCTCTGAGAAAAGACTAAAGAAACAGgaggaaatcaatagagaaaatcctAGGACACCTGTAAATGAAAGAACTTGTCCTTTAGGTTCTACGTCTGACATTCCTAGTTCTCGAGAACCAATGACAGAGACTAACATTAGGGGTATATTAAGTCCACCAACTGCCAAACCACAAAGAGGTGTCAGTGCTCTAATAGGAGGAAATAATTTCTCCAGGGTTCCTACGGTTGCTTCATTTACTCTGTCAAATAGCAGTAGTGGTCAGCACCTTGAACATAAGCCTCCTAAAGGTGACTGTGAACTCACTACTCACAATATAAAAAACATTAACCCTGCTTCACCTGTAAAGGTAGAGGCACAAGGCAGAAGCATGACGGTCTCTACAGATAACTCAGAGGTAAACAAAGCTGTAAGTGGAAGTGGCCAGCTGCCCAGAAGTCCTGAGTTAGAGGCAAATAATTCATACTCTGTAAAAGAACTCACTTATGATAACTTACCagcaaatgaaaaccaaaatttaaaaggacAGAATCACACAGAGGAGTCTTTACCATCTCCCCATAACACTCTTGAAGGTAGAAATGAAAGTCTTCAGGAAAAGGAGGTTTTAAGTCAATCTACGAGTCTTAGCCCAGAAGTAATCTCCCCTGCTTCTGCAGAAGGTCAAACACATTCTTGTACAATGGTTGAAGGCCTTCTGTTTCCCGCAGAGTATTATGTTAGAACGACACGACGCATGTCAAACTGCCAGAGGAAAGTAGCGCTGCAGGCTGTCATTCAGAGTCATTTGGGTGTCagaaagaaaggttttaaaaataaaagtacggaggaaacaaaaaatttaaacctTTGCAGTGAAGAAACTGACCAGAGTGAACTTAGGACATCTGGCATACGTACAAGACAACTAAGTTCAAGAAGACCTGAGAAGTGTCTCTTGTTAACGGAGGTCAACTCTCCCACTGGGCCTACTGAAGCTAACCTTCCCAGGAAGGCAGTTACCCAGCCATCTGGTAGAAGACacggaggaaaaagaaagacagtctcCCCACCTGTATTAGATCATCATCAACGACTTTTGCCAACTCCTGGCACAGCAGGTGTTCATAGATCCAAGGAAGAAGTCACCTTACATGAAGATCCGGATGAAAAAGCAATTCATCAtggtaagaagaaaattaaag GGAAGGACAATCGTTGTCCAAAAGAGGACTCCCTTTCTTCCAGAAATAATGCTTATCTAGCTTTGGATTCTGCTGCGTTCACGGTTTCATTTCAGGAGAATGAACTGCTAAGTTTAAAGGAACTGTCATCTTTTCTCAAAACCACAGATTTTCAGTTACCCGATGAAGTCTTTGGACCTCTTAAACTTGAAAAACTGAAGTCCTGTtcagaaaaaccagaaaaagttGAGCCTTTTGTATCAAACATGTATGGACAGAAACACCTTAAGGAGGGAAACTGTAGTGTTTTAGAAGAACTGAGTCCTAAACAAATCAATATTGAAATGGAGGACTTGGAAGAGGAAATTATTGTTCTCCCGGGAAAAGCACAAGCTAAAACGTCAGACCTAACAAGCCGGTCTCAGAAGAAGggcctttcttcatctgtattaCTTTTTACACCTTTAAATACTGGTGCCCCCGAGGATAATAACAGGCCCACAGCAGAGATGTGCTCACCCACTTTCCCCATCTTAGGCACTACTCCAGCTTTTGGCTCCCAAGCACACTGTGAAAAAGTGTGTTCAGAGGTTGGGCCAACTTGCTCTAAACCCCAACTTCCTCACTTAAAAGACAGTGATTGGAAACAATGCGACGGTTGGGCTAGCCCATCAAAATCAGATGGCAGCCTGGTTGTGTCAGGTAGAGGACAGCCTTCCTGTGACTGTGATTCTGGTCCCCGGGCAACCCCTTTTCCCACCGGGTCAGTCACTCTCAAAGACAATCAACTGTGTGGAAATCCACACCCAGAGTCAAGGAAACAG ACTGATGTAGCAGACCTTCCTGCTTGTAATAGCTTAAACCCAGGCCACCTTCAGTTGGTTTCAAAGTTAAAG AATCCTTCCGGTTCCTGCTCGGTAGATGTGAGTGCCACATGGTGGGAAATAGCAGGTTTCAAGGAGCCGTGTATCATAACTGCCTGTGAATACGTGGTTTCTCTTTGGAAACCACTTGATACTTGGCAGTGGGAAAAACTTTATTCCTGGCAATTCACAGAG gttccAGTATTACAGATAGTTCCAGTGCCTGATGTTTGTAATCTCGTGTGTGTGGCTTTGGGAAATTTGGAAATCAGAGAAATCAG GGCATTACTTTGTTCCTCTGATGGTAAACGTGAAAAGCAAGTATTACTGAGTTCTGGAAATATAAAAGCTGTGCTTGGCCTGACAGAGAGGAGGCTAGTCAGTAGCAGTGGGACCCTTTGTGACCAGCAAGTAGAAATCATGACATTTGCAGAAGATGGAGG aagcaaagaaaaaagatttttgatGTCCCCTGAAGAGACTGTACTAACTTTTGCTGAGGTCCACGGGATGCAGGAAGCTCTGCTTGGTACCACAATAATGAACAACATTGTTATTTG GAATTTAAAAACTGGTCAGCTTCTGAAAAAGATGCACATTGGTGATTCCTACCAAGCTTCAGTCTGTCACAAAGCCTATTCTGAAATG gGGCTCCTGTTCCTTGTTCTGAGCCACCCTTGTGCCAAGGAGAGTGAGCCGCTGGGAAGCCCCGTGTTTCAGCTGATCGTGATTAACCCTAAGACAAGCCTGAGTGTGGGTGTGATGCTCTACTGTCTTCCTCAAGGGCATGCTGGAAG GTTCCTGGAGGGAGATGTGAAAGATCATTTTGCAGCCGCAGTATTGACTTCTGGAACAATTGCCATTTGGGACTTACTTCTGGGTCACTGCACTGCTGTCCTCCCACCTGTCTCTGATCAGCATTGGTCTTTTGTGAAATGGTCAGCTACAGATTCCCATTTGCTGGCTggacaaaaagatggaaatataTTTGTGTACCGCTACTAA